One part of the Ornithodoros turicata isolate Travis chromosome 2, ASM3712646v1, whole genome shotgun sequence genome encodes these proteins:
- the LOC135384559 gene encoding uncharacterized protein LOC135384559, translated as MADLPQHLHKNIHISMYADDICLWTSGVQLPALQRRLQDALDCTLAFLTQRGMDISPEKTVFLPFTRKKMNNFQLQLSTQPVQRVSHHRFLGVIIDAQLTWAAHTKYLKGRADTRINILRHLTGPRWGMSTSSLLTVHRALIQQMAAYHLPVLNNICATSENMLQGVLARNLKVCLGVPSATSNTLTVAEAKEPPFEALRVRETVRHYLHMCTQHDHHPLVRKLLRRNSSFLKALSPYRRTLPTARPQQTDPHPPWMIQTPPICTTVPGISQGKSSLPPLTMRQHCLELMERHKRRVAIFADGSTTLSGSASAFVIPEHNREGIARLSHRTSSTTAELVAVQLAMTYLATLELPAQWILYCDSKAGLEAISSFLEKGRTASTVRDLLLGYRKCADIGHDVILQWIPGHIGISG; from the exons ATGGCGGACCTTCCACAGCACCTGCACAAAAATATACACATCAGTATGTACGCCGATGACATCTGCCTATGGACATCGGGCGTGCAGTTACCAGCGCTGCAACGGCGGCTTCAAGATGCCCTCGACTGTACGCTAGCATTCTTGACACAGAGGGGAATGGACATATCTCCCGAAAAGACTGTCTTCCTACCCTTCACACGGAAAAAGATGAACAACTTCCAATTGCAGCTCTCGACACAGCCAGTCCAACGGGTTTCACATCATCGCTTTCTGGGAGTTATAATCGACGCACAATTAACATGGGCCGCCCATACCAAGTATCTGAAGGGCAGAGCCGACACTCGGATTAACATACTACGGCATCTCACGGGGCCCCGGTGGGGAATGTCAACGTCGTCACTACTCACTGTGCACAGAGCCCTCATCCAGCAAATGGCAGCGTATCACCTTCCAGTTCTGAACAACATTTGCGCTACGTCGGAGAATATGCTGCAAGGCGTCTTAGCAAGGAATTTGAAGGTCTGCCTTGGGGTACCCAGCGCCACCTCTAACACACTGACCGTAGCAGAGGCCAAAGAACCTCCATTCGAGGCACTAAGGGTGCGTGAAACGGTTCGGCATTACCTTCACATGTGCACTCAGCATGATCACCATCCCCTGGTGCGGAAGCTGCTTCGCCGAAACTCTTCTTTCTTAAAAGCACTCTCTCCATATCGACGTACACTGCCAACAGCACGGCCGCAACAAACGGACCCACACCCTCCATGGATGATACAGACACCTCCTATCTGTACCACCGTACCCGGGATCAGCCAGGGAAAGTCAAGCCTCCCGCCTTTGACCATGAGACAGCACTGCCTCGAATTGATGGAAAGGCACAAACGTCGTGTAGCCATCTTCGCCGACGGGTCCACGACTTTATCCGGGTCTGCTTCCGCATTTGTAATACCAGAGCACAATAGGGAAGGCATAGCACGATTGTCTCACAGGACCTCATCGACGACAGCGGAGCTGGTAGCCGTACAGCTAGCCATGACTTACCTTGCCACGCTCGAGCTGCCTGCGCAATGGATACTGTACTGCGACTCCAAAGCCGGCCTTGAAGCTATCTCATCGTTCTTGGAAAAAGGCCGTAcggcgtcaacagtacgagacctCCTGTTAGGGTATCGCAAGTGCGCAGACATCGGTCACGacgtcattcttcagtggatacctggccatattggcataagtg gatga